A single region of the Thermus tengchongensis genome encodes:
- a CDS encoding histidine phosphatase family protein produces MKEIWLIRHGETEWNVKKRFQGHLDVPLSPAGIGQAFRLAQRLSRSQLPFDGLFSSDLRRARETAEPLAAVLGLPLKTTPLLREIDVGVLAGLSREEAETQYPEFIRAAREDPWHTPRPGGESMADLARRLEVFLESLPAGRHLLVTHGGVIRAALKMALDLEGNAWRRFHIPNTSITRILLPEREVLAVSDSAHLETWADWLSDESIK; encoded by the coding sequence ATGAAAGAGATCTGGCTCATCCGCCACGGCGAAACCGAGTGGAACGTCAAGAAGCGCTTTCAGGGCCACCTGGACGTACCCCTGTCCCCTGCGGGGATCGGACAGGCTTTCCGCTTGGCTCAGCGGCTCTCGCGAAGCCAGCTCCCTTTTGATGGGCTCTTCTCCTCCGATCTTCGCCGAGCCCGGGAGACCGCCGAACCCCTGGCCGCGGTGCTGGGCCTGCCCCTGAAGACCACGCCCCTTTTGCGGGAAATCGACGTGGGCGTTCTCGCCGGCCTAAGCCGGGAGGAAGCGGAAACGCAGTACCCTGAGTTCATCCGGGCGGCCCGCGAGGACCCTTGGCACACCCCCCGGCCTGGGGGGGAAAGCATGGCCGACCTGGCCCGGCGCCTGGAGGTTTTCCTTGAAAGCCTCCCGGCTGGCCGGCACCTCCTGGTGACCCATGGGGGCGTAATCCGCGCCGCCTTGAAGATGGCCCTGGACCTCGAGGGCAACGCCTGGCGGCGCTTCCACATCCCCAACACCTCCATCACCCGGATCCTTCTGCCCGAGCGGGAGGTCCTCGCCGTTTCCGATAGCGCCCACTTGGAAACTTGGGCCGACTGGCTTTCCGACGAAAGCATCAAATGA